The Phaseolus vulgaris cultivar G19833 chromosome 5, P. vulgaris v2.0, whole genome shotgun sequence genomic interval TTGCTACCTTGTTGTCAACAGTTTCATTGCATCCGATGCAAAAGTCATGTCTGAAATGTAATTTTCATGGgcattaaaataattgtaacaAGAGCGTTTTCTGATATCCCAAATCTACACAAAGTAAGAGAAAAGAGACAAAAGTAAGAGAAAGACATAGACCTTGTTAACTTTAATCTTCTTGTACGTTTTTTCTTTGTACCTCTTGTCTCTTGTGTATAAGATCGGTTTAGGGTTCAGGGTtcagagtttagggtttagggtttagacgTGTCAATAATACTAATTAATAAAACTTTGTTTTGCTTTTCTCTCTGACAAGtgctttctttctctttcattCTATTTCTCTCTTTCAAAGCCTCTCGATAATCTCTATTTCTACTTCTGTTACATGAAGTTAAACTTGTTCACTTCTGTAATCATAAGATTTATCAATTATTGCTACCATCCAATATCACAGAAATGATAGAAATGACCGAATATctatgtaaaatattattaatgcaTAGGAATTCTCACAAAAATTCATATACCTTTATAAAACCCACATCATCTGGTGAAACAACTGTAGACTGGGTCAAGTTTATCAATCTATTTACTGTAGCCCTATATGAGAACAAaaaccaaataaaaattattctaaacCAAATCCCAAGAAGTGTGTAATTGCAGTAAATCTACTCACTCATGAACATTATCAATATGAGTGATTGTAGACCTGGTCTCCACATCAGTAGCCAGTACAGAACAATCTGAAGAAGCCGTGAAGAGCACTAAAAGACAGATATAACAATAAACATTTTAAACTCAAACTCATCATCAAAAATCATCCCTTTATGGTTTTGAGCTAACTTGTTAGTTATATTTTTGGGTATGTTTTTCTCACTTTATGATTGTTCTGCCCCAATCATAAAGAAGAGTTTCTTTTGTGGATGATACAGGAAGTCCACTTCTGATTCTGTATATAGGTTAGGATAACCTTGAAGTAtcccttttaattttatttattcattgctgataaaaaaaaaaatcatcaaaaatCATACACAACAtccaaaatcaaataaattgcATTACCACGTTCACAATCGATGAATCGAGCAGCCCTCTTAGAGTCGGCGTGTGCATGAACTTCCAATTGTctgaaagaataaataataaaataatattaataattgcaTGCAACAATcacacaaaaacaaaaagttCAGAATTTATACCTCACAGGGACACTATCATCAAGACTAAAACGGTATCTGCACCACATATATCCAATTcaatgtaataattaattatatgaatgcaaaaaaaaataataataaaaaaaagggtaGGTATGAACATACAGGTGAAGGTCACCGTTAATTAAAGCCGTGGCGAAAAGATTATTTGACGGATGAAAATCAATGTCAAACGGAACTTTTCCCAAAATCATCTTCATACTTCACCTATTTACCAATGCAAAGTAGATTATAGGATCTCAGAAACGTGAAATTTGAGATtgtttaaagaaaaaacaaaacaaaaattcagcTTTAGTTACCTCTTTCAAGAAGATCCAGATGACAGATTTTGTGAAAAGAATTGAT includes:
- the LOC137834692 gene encoding WD repeat-containing protein 55-like, giving the protein MKMILGKVPFDIDFHPSNNLFATALINGDLHLYRFSLDDSVPVRQLEVHAHADSKRAARFIDCERVLFTASSDCSVLATDVETRSTITHIDNVHEATVNRLINLTQSTVVSPDDVGFIKIWDIRKRSCYNYFNAHENYISDMTFASDAMKLLTTSEDKTLSVCNLRTNSVQSRSEMSGLLSVVLMKNGRKFVCRLQNGIILYSWGCFKNFSDAGLSMYMNNSIDTMLKLDENIIITGGSDNGIINLLLLVPSILILLPIPSQVLVPQLTMKLTRIKRVQGCCRTLVKG